One Tamlana carrageenivorans genomic region harbors:
- a CDS encoding rhodanese-related sulfurtransferase → MQLYNKLSAKERAELIEKAGKDRLTLSFYQYAKIENPQALRDHLFITWDQLDVLGRIYVATEGINGQLSLPADRFNEFKSHLDTIDFLKDIRLNIAVEQDNMSFLKLKVKVRNKIVADGLNDDTFDVTNKGVHVAADKFNALIEDENTVLVDMRNHYESEIGHFKNAITPDVDTFRESLDIIEDDLKDHKEDKNLVMYCTGGIRCEKASAYFKHKGFKNVFQLEGGIIEYTRQIKESGLENKFIGKNFVFDERRAEKISDDVIACCHQCGAPADIHTNCANDACHLLFIQCDACKEEMNNCCSNQCKEIHALPFEEQKALRKGQANSNDIFKKGRAEHLPFKKDLRNIFETLKK, encoded by the coding sequence ATGCAACTGTACAATAAATTAAGTGCCAAAGAAAGAGCCGAATTAATCGAAAAAGCCGGAAAGGATCGATTAACACTTTCTTTTTATCAATATGCCAAAATTGAGAATCCTCAAGCATTAAGAGATCACCTTTTTATCACTTGGGATCAATTGGATGTTTTAGGACGTATTTATGTCGCTACCGAAGGCATTAACGGCCAATTATCCTTACCTGCCGATCGTTTTAACGAATTCAAATCACATCTAGATACCATCGATTTCTTAAAAGATATTCGATTGAATATCGCTGTAGAGCAGGATAATATGTCTTTTTTAAAGCTGAAAGTTAAAGTGCGTAACAAAATTGTTGCCGATGGTTTAAATGATGATACTTTTGATGTAACCAACAAAGGAGTGCATGTGGCTGCCGATAAGTTTAATGCTCTTATTGAAGATGAAAACACTGTTTTGGTAGATATGCGTAACCATTACGAGAGTGAAATTGGTCATTTTAAAAATGCTATTACGCCCGATGTCGATACTTTTAGAGAGTCTTTAGATATTATTGAAGACGACTTAAAAGACCATAAAGAGGATAAAAACCTGGTAATGTACTGTACTGGTGGTATTCGATGCGAAAAAGCGAGTGCTTACTTTAAACATAAAGGTTTTAAAAACGTATTTCAGTTAGAAGGGGGTATAATAGAGTATACCCGTCAAATTAAAGAATCCGGACTTGAAAATAAGTTTATAGGCAAGAATTTTGTTTTCGACGAGCGTCGTGCCGAAAAAATTAGCGACGATGTTATTGCCTGCTGCCATCAATGTGGTGCGCCTGCCGATATTCATACCAACTGCGCTAACGATGCCTGTCATTTACTTTTCATACAATGCGATGCTTGTAAAGAAGAAATGAATAACTGCTGTTCTAACCAGTGTAAAGAAATTCATGCCTTACCGTTTGAAGAGCAAAAAGCCCTTCGAAAAGGACAAGCCAACAGTAACGACATTTTCAAAAAAGGTCGTGCCGAGCATTTACCTTTTAAAAAAGACTTAAGAAACATTTTTGAGACATTAAAAAAATAA
- the recA gene encoding recombinase RecA has translation MSSEKEAKLKALKLTLDKLDKAYGKGTVMKMSDSAIVDVEAIPSGSLGLDIALGVGGYPRGRVIEIYGPESSGKTTLTLHAIAEAQKAGGIAAFIDAEHAFDRFYAEKLGVDIDNLIISQPDNGEQALEIADNLIRSGAIDIVVIDSVAALTPKSEIEGEMGDSKMGLHARLMSQALRKLTASISKTKCTVIFINQLREKIGVMFGNPETTTGGNALKFYASVRLDIRRSTQIKETNGDIAGNKTRVKVVKNKVAPPFKTAEFDIMYGEGVSKVGEILDLAVEHEIVKKSGSWFSYEETKLGQGRDAVKALIKDNPELMEELEAKVRQIVSGS, from the coding sequence ATGAGCAGCGAAAAAGAAGCGAAATTAAAAGCACTAAAACTTACATTAGATAAACTAGATAAAGCCTACGGAAAGGGAACCGTAATGAAAATGAGCGATTCTGCCATTGTAGATGTAGAAGCCATTCCTTCAGGATCCTTAGGTTTAGATATTGCTTTAGGCGTTGGCGGATATCCTCGCGGTAGAGTTATTGAAATTTACGGTCCGGAATCGTCGGGTAAAACCACTTTAACGTTGCACGCTATTGCGGAAGCTCAAAAAGCCGGTGGTATAGCAGCATTTATTGATGCCGAGCATGCTTTTGATCGTTTTTATGCTGAAAAATTAGGCGTTGATATTGACAATTTAATTATTTCTCAACCAGATAATGGTGAGCAAGCTTTAGAAATTGCCGATAACTTAATTCGTTCGGGTGCTATTGATATTGTGGTTATCGATTCGGTTGCCGCATTAACACCAAAAAGTGAAATTGAAGGTGAAATGGGTGACTCTAAAATGGGACTTCACGCTCGTTTAATGTCTCAAGCATTAAGAAAGCTTACAGCCTCTATTAGCAAAACCAAGTGTACCGTAATCTTTATTAACCAATTACGTGAAAAAATTGGTGTGATGTTTGGAAATCCTGAAACCACAACGGGTGGTAATGCCTTAAAATTCTACGCATCTGTACGTTTAGATATTAGACGTTCTACACAAATTAAAGAAACAAACGGCGATATTGCAGGTAATAAAACCCGTGTAAAAGTAGTTAAAAATAAAGTGGCACCACCATTTAAAACGGCCGAATTTGATATCATGTACGGTGAAGGTGTTTCTAAAGTTGGCGAAATTCTAGATTTAGCTGTAGAACATGAAATCGTTAAAAAGAGTGGTTCTTGGTTTAGCTACGAAGAAACCAAATTGGGTCAAGGTCGTGATGCTGTAAAAGCTTTAATTAAAGACAATCCAGAACTCATGGAAGAACTTGAAGCTAAAGTTCGACAAATCGTTTCAGGATCATAA